A stretch of DNA from Arachis hypogaea cultivar Tifrunner chromosome 19, arahy.Tifrunner.gnm2.J5K5, whole genome shotgun sequence:
TTGCAGGTGAAGATGTAGTTGCATTGGTTGGAGGATCAGAGAGTGTAGAAGGAATGGAACACAGAATCTTGAGAGGCTTCCCGCATAGATCAGCATTCCCAGATAGAGATTCGGTTTTCTGGTTGAGTAAAGCAGAAGAATCTGGTATTGGACCTGTGAGGTTGTTGAATGAGAGATCAATAGTGGCGTTTCCAGGAATATGCCTTGCAAATGTTTGTGGAATTGTCCCTGAAACCTTGTTGTAAGAGAGGTTCAAGTACCTCAAGTTTTCCCCACCAAACTCATTTGGGAGAGAACCGTTGAGCAGATTTGATGAAAGATCCAAAACCTCGGTGAAGTTGAAACCACTTGGGACCCTTCCTGAGAAGTAGTTACTCTTGAGTGAAACAGTTGTTAGGTTCTGCAAAGAAGTCAGGGTTTCTGGGATTGAACCACCAAAGGCATTGTCAGAGAGATTGAGAACTTGAAGGCTTGTTAATTTGTCAACGAGCTCTGCTAACTCTCCTGAGATGACATTGTTcgagagagaaagaacttgaagCTGTGAAGAGTTGAAGATAGAATTTGGCAGTGAACCATTGAGGAGGTTGTGGGAGAGATCAAGGTGGCGTAGGTATTGGATCATGCCTAGCTCTTCAGCAATGGAACCAAGAAGCTGGCTATGGGGAAGGTTCAAGCTTGTGACTCTCAGAAAATCCGGGGTATCTGGTGTTCCAATTTCTGTGCATGTGATTCCATTCCATGAACATGGAGTTACATCATCGTAGTTCCATGTATCTAAGACTGATAAAGGGTCACTGAGGATAGAGTACTTGAAGTGAAGCAAGAGAATCCCGTCAGAGTTAAGAGCAAGTACTGATGATTGAAGcacaacaagaaaaagaagaacaacgAAAGATGAGACACTCCACCACAAATGGAGAATGTTAGAGGTAAGGTTCATGATTCCTTGAAAAAACACAACATGTTTGCAACTACAAGTTCATAGTGTAGAAAAAGAGCTCCAGGAGCCAAGGGTGAAGTGCAAgagacaaagaagaaaaaaagaaggaggagatagTAACCAACTACAAGCTGTTTGTTTTGTTCACCAAATCTATGATCACTTTAACTCAGTTAACACAAAAACCCCTGTAGAGAGCAGCTAAGATGTGTTGTGTTATGTTATGAGTATGGTAGACAAAAGAGGTTGTAAGAAGATCAAAAAATGATTAAATTCTGTACTAAGAAAATAAAGGAGGGATTGGATTGAGTTGTAGAACAGTAGAAGGAAAGTGGTTGGCTGGCAGCAGAGAAAATTAAGATAATTCTCTTGTTCTGTGTAGTTGATATCTAACGAACTGAACCTAACCAAAGTAAAGATTAATAAAAGGTCTTTAAGAAAGTGAGTTAATTGGTACTGctgtgctctctctctctctctctgtcacATATTGAAAACTATAATTTTTCTTAGACATAATTGGCAAAAATGGAGCAGAGAGGAATCTAACTTGGTACTAAAGGACACCCGAGTGAGTTGGAGCCCATAACTTATTGCAGAGTCCACCACTTCCCCCCCGTGAATTTGGTATAACCTAtacacgaaaaaaaaaaaatgaaatgaaaatcaATAGTTAATCATTACTGCTTTGATTTTTAGGAAAGTGATTCATTTACATTATTCTTTACATCCTCctttatattagtttttttaaaagtACTATATATACATCAAAATCCACTAAAATAAGAgaccaatatatttgtgtataaatatatatgtgatttaatttattttcaatatgtatttatattttaatatgtattttatactgataattaactttggtgattaattttaatatacatgtaacatagttatatttttttatatatataaatttgtatGACTTAGACGTTAACATGATGAGAAAACTCTTACTTTTGGGAGTTGGATTAGGTCTATTTAATGCTTGTTTAGccgttattattttgataaaaaaagatttttttttttaataattttttttattttttagtgtgtttgacaaatttctagtaataaaaataaaatattaaaaaaataaaaaatatctttttttaaaaaactgtaatttatattttttttaaaagatattttttccttAAGCCATTATTTACATGTCTATCATGCAAATTTTATACTTCTCCAAGTCCTTGTTTTTTGAGTGTGATAAAAGGTAATAGAGTTgcacattatttaaaaataagatGTCAATAACCTTGAACAATTgcagcatataaaaaaaaaatagagacaacAAACTAAAGTTGCAACAACAGTTTGGTGATTCAACTCCAAGCAAAATACAAGTCATATGAAATGTTGGATTCCCGAATATCTATCCTTCTTCGTagatataatcatttatataCTTTCTCTTATagtttaagattttaaaataaataatttcatataatttttaaaagagcATATGGACAGAAATTGAAGTCATAGAATTTGAAAGGAGTAAATGGGGGGCCTCTTATTTTGTTTCGCTTTGCCTCATGCATATTGAGTGCGGTATCATCTACGTTTAGTTCCTATCAATATCAAATACAACAACTGTGGACCTAAGAAAAATAGGCTAAGGTGGTAATGGCATCAAAAGTGGTTATTAGTGAGTACAAATAAGTTGTAAATATTCAGCACTAAAGTCACTAATCAACAccatttgaagttttggacaCATGCATGTACAGTTTAACAAACATTTCAGATCACGGGTGTGTAAAGTGTAAACTATTTGGAGGTGAAAACATTTCACCCATCACCTCAGATTATATAGgccattattatcattattattattcaatcaaTATTCATCCATGTAGAGGTGGCTCTGTGACTTCACAAGATGCTAATTGAATTCAACTACAAATTTAAGCTCATTGTGACAGACCTTGTCACACTCAGATTCCTAAATAATCGACATTGAACATTGTCACACGCGATGTCGTACATAATCCCAACTCCTACCTTAAAAGTCATTAATTATTGACCTCATAGAAATATAGGTCTAACTGCTTTCTGATCACACCAGTTTTTAATTGGGAAAATGTGGGaaataattctaattttcaaCACAATATAGCATAAAATCCAAAGCCTATCCCTATTTTTCTAATTACAGTCACGAGGTTACATAGTTCTCTTAACAATATAAGACACATttgtagatatatttttttaattatatatacatgTGAATATAAATATCTTATTCATGAATCATGAGTGTGCTTGCAGTTTCTGTAAAGGGACAAAACTTTCACATGAGTCTTCACATTTTCTTCTGATATGAAACACTGTCCAATACTAAGGGCAGGGCAAgagaatttagaaaaaaaatgagtcATTATTGGTTAAGTAATTATAATTCCATTAAATGACTTGTTAATGTTACAAGTGTGAAGAATAGAATATGAAATTAACAAAATGGGAGAATTTAACaacatttttttatattcttaactAATAAATCACTACTTAACATAAAACTAGTGATTAGGGTGAGTTTCGTGAAAAATAGATTAAGTAAAAAATAATGGTTAAGATGAGAGATTCAGGATAAGTATACTTGTGAGGAAAACACTTCTATTAATGATGAATAAGCAATACAAGAACTAATAATGAGAAATAGAGGTAGAGAACAAGTGTTGAGACCTCCACTAATGTCACAAGAGGATGAATGAACTTTGTTTAAAGTGGACAATGGCTGGTTAATGGTTGTCGAGTGTTTTGGTGGAACACTCGAATACCAGTTTTTTACTCGTGAAGGTGATGAATGAAATGAAGAACAACGATAAGAATTTTTGGGGAGAGAAAAAGATGGGTTTCTAACTTCTCAGCTTCAGAAATAAGAAAGGTCTCAGAAGAAGGTGAAGGTGAAGGTAAaggtgaaggtgaaggtgaaggtgaaggtTTTCAGAAAAGAAGCTCTGCCTTAAAGAGGTGGCTTGAGGTCTTTTTTATAGTGTAAAACCATGATGAAGAGAAAATCTATTATCCAATGTTATAGTCTGACATTTGATTTACTCCTTTTGCCCAAAATATTTTTAGGTATTCCCGTCACTTTAAGTATTGTCAACCGAAAAGGTAGGAAGTTGATTTCCACAAGTTAAACTAAAGCTCATGACATGTGACATTAGTGAATAGACATTTAATTTGGTTTTCTTTCAACTAGATTATACTCTTTATACTCCAAATCCAACCAATCCACTTCCACCAATTTAGTTCTCACTGAAGAGAAATTCAACTCCTCAAAGTGTTCTTTTGAGTTCCATCCTTTTTACCCAATACCTTTAGGAGGAACTTGACTCTTGTTTGACCATGTTTGTAGgtcattcttaaaattaattatgtacaaaaaagatttatatttttagtacacaTTGAGTGAGAACATTTGTCCTTGATATAATTAGCATTAAAACTCTAATCTATGGTAAAAAGGTAATCATGtgggatttttttaaaataatattttctctaagcTGAAGTTAGGAGAACAAATTGCTGATAGAGAATTTGGAACTGTCACAAGCAGCATAATTAATGGTTTGTTTTCAAGAGTTTCTTTTGAGACATGATTGTGAAAACTCATGCAATTGAAGACAAAAAACATTGAATGGTCTTTCGAAACTGCTGATAATAAGGCCATTAGTTGAAGCACTAATGGTCCCTCTGATAAGGTATTTGAAAAGGCTCTAACATGGTTGAAACCAAGGTGGCTAAAAATGGTGACAAAACAATCATTCGAAGCTCCCCGAAGAAGTAAAGAGAAACCAAAACTCTAGCGGGTTAGACAGTGTTTGGATGCAAAGAATGTAATTGTCAAAGGCAAAGGGTGATGATGCGCATGCACTTGGAACCATGTGGATGATAATGAGAGATTCTCGCTTGAGTGTTCTATGGTGAATCCCATGCAATACCATAAGAGTTCCTTTCGTGATTATTCACAACTGCACATGCTACACTTTTTGTCTTAAGTTTTGGCATGTCATTCTTATATGAAAATTAGATAAACTAGTGAGTCTGTTGTGCCATGCccaatgaaataaattaaatatactatataatatattttaataagtgTTATATTGTTTAGAAATTgatcaaataatatataaattaatattaaatttaaagtgttatatattaaaattattttgtataatatttatttaataattcgtatataatttcatatataattgtttaactaaaatataatataaattgaaatataatttgttattttagaaatttaaatttatttattttagaaaaaaacaaagatttttttatattaaaattatacaaaattgtatttttatttgttatttttatttttatttttatatttactttaattttcatACTTTCTCTTCTCACTTTAGCTTTTAAATAATCCAAAAAAAgattagaaacaaaaataaatgaaGATGACGAATACACAAAAAATAatgtaatataaaattataaattaattttataattataatatatttaaatgtaCTTAATAAAGAGAtgtgttaaatttaaatttgtttgtaGGAATTTTTGACAATTAGTATGACTTTatgagagattaagaaatgaagtaataataataaaaagcaaGTCAAATAAATATAGTAATAATTAAGTTTTATACACTATGTAtataaattatggaatttgaatatttgtaattgaaattttttataattattattatgatactaccaatgtatatatatatatttattgtatttaattagtattttatattttaattgaataAGAATAAGTATGagcttttactttttatttttttaattttttactaaagaAAGATTAGTTGATTTATATCTTTTATCAAGTAATTAGAATTGCTGATATGACATCATTAGAAAGGAAAAAATAACTTAGATTCATTGTATAAAGAGTTGGTAttaacttttatatattataGATAGATAAATTTATGATTTAGTAAGTATTAAAATTTCTGAAAATCAAACCAATTTAAATGTTTAAAAGTCTAACCgaaatttattaattagaattgaattgaatataataaaataatatatttatatataaaataaatatcttttcaaaaaatatttttatattttattcttttaaacaattaaaaaaatcagtttgactgatttactaattttttatgtgTTGATTGGTATTGGCAactaattttctattttaaattgaaCAAAATATGATGgatgattttttattaaattaatcaaatcGATCAATTCGATCTGATTCTAATAACCATAGTCAACAACCACCTCTTTAATTCATTCATGAAGTAGACATAATGTGATGAATTATGTTTAAAAAGTAAAGTATTAACACAAGGCATAACTATCAATGATACTTAAATAATATCCCAAATTTAGTGACTGATGAGGTATATATTTAAGTATGCATTAGCAAGAGTTTGCAACTTTGCATAAAGTCCCACttaaactaaataataataacGACAGAAACAGGAGGAACTTTATATCTTTTAGCCGGTTCATGTAAGAAAAATGGTAAAATATATTATCTTATTAGCTACATAATATAATAAGGAAATAAGCATGGGGCTAGTGGTGCAGTAAAATTCAAAAGTCGAACTTGCTTTATTCAAAGTTGTCTGGTAAAGTGATGGTTTTATTCAATTTGTATGTATCAATCTATTATGATAAAGGATTTAATGTTGTTTAAAAGGGTTATCAAGCTGTACCTCACATCTAAATCCACTCAAcatcttttttttacttttcttttttagatcgtattgcttctttttcttcaccGTATATGCTACAATGCCCGTTATGATAGCCAATAAACTATTATACACGTATTATATTTATCCCTATGttttaattgattataactatATCAAGTCCATAATAATGACAATAGTACCTCATCACATGTTTGCATATGCATGAACAAAACAAATGCAAAaagcaaaatttatttttcttttggtaaaAGACAAAAGAACCTTAGTGACCAAGTATTTGTAAAAGGACTTGGTCACGTGACCCTGTGGATCGAATAATGTACAGATTTTTTTGGGCACTAAACTGAAAACAGTATTTAAGAATAATGGTAAACCGTTCTACCAtatgtttgtttgtttaattaaagaaaacaaataCTTCCCTCCACAGAGGATAAATTTCACTTTACCTTGTATACTTAATAATTCACATGTAGATACAACACTTTTACAAATCATAAGAAACTCAATTAATCCTATTCGAATGGAGTTTGGTAAACTGATTAAATTCTTGTGTATtcgttaataaattatttaattattttattgggtcATGGATCTTGTATTCTTGGACGAAAGGATATTGGGCTAGTTTTAATTCTTGGTGGTAAAGGAGGCCCAATAACCCAATCAATACTGAGTCGTCAGTCTTGGGCCCAATAATAGGCCCAATAAtagctctatttttatttttttggtgacaGAGCTACAAAAGTTAAAACTGTTGGCAGCTGAGAAAGCAGAAGACGGAGAAAGACCAGTGAGCAGCCAAAcagattctcttcttcttttacagAAATCAAACTGCAATGCAAACGCTACTTCCGCCGGCGACACACTCCGGGGGGTTCACGGTGGCGCCGGCCGCGGTTCCGCTTTCAGCCTCCGCAATCTCCTCCTGTCGGATTCCCCGAGCTATTCTCCGCGCGAATTTCCTTCCCTCACTCTCTCTGAAGCCTCTTCCCTCACTTGCACCTTCGTCTTCCTTGTTCGGTTCCTTGGTTTCTCGCCGTCCGTGGAAGCTTCCCTTCATCGTGGTGAGTGCTTCCTCTCAAGTTTCTCAAGCTTATTCTCCCTCCAACGACGAATCAGAGAAAGCAAAACTTGATCaggtactctctctctctctctcttatcgcCGTCCGCATTTCTCTCTCTAAAGTTCCAATGAATGTAGATTTCTGAATTTCAGAAGAATTTCCAGCTGCTTCGTAGCTCAGTGTCTCTAAATTATTCGAATGTAGAGTTGACTTCCGATCTCTAGGTTTTAAAATTGTAGTTTCAGTTGATGCAATTCGAAATGCATTTACGGCAAGGCAATGTTGCTTCGTGTTGATAACACTTATGCAGGTGTCGAAGAGATTGGAGAAAACTGCGAGGTACTTCAAGCGATTGGGTAGCTTAGGGTTTTGGGGTCAGCTAGTGTGCACCGTGGTGGCTGCAGTTATACTTTCCTTTTCAGTTGTTGTCACCGGAAAAGTCACGTCGCCGGCTACGTTTTATGCAACTGCCGGTGGAATTGCGGCTGCTTTCATCTCTGTGTTTTGGTCGTTTGGTTATATTCGGCTCTCTGAGAAGCTTAGAAGAACTGCCAGCGACCCAACCAAGGTGCATtatcattgttattttttattgtgtGAATTATGAATGATTGAGATGATGTTGAATTCTAATGTGATTCATGCACTTCCGAATGTGTATAATTTCTGAATTCTGAGAATAGCTTACTCAGTTAGACGAAAATGCTGATTGTCCCAAGCATCTTCATCGTTTTAATGCGAAATCGTTTTCTGTTTATAATTCTGATATCAAAAACCAAGATAATTGACTCTGACTTTGATGTTTTTGTAAAACCACATCAACATTATTGATCTCATGTGGATCTTTTTTATGTGTGTATGACTGATAGTAGCTTACAATTTCACTGGTGTTTTAGGCTCCCCCTCGTGCTGATGTAATTAAAAGCTTGAAAAATGGTATCGTAGTGAACCTTTTGGGAATGGGTGCTGCTATTCTTGGGATGCAAGCTACTGTTGGATTGTTGGTTGCAAAGGCTCTCACTTCCTCTGCCAACCCATATTATCAGGGAATATCTCCGGGCTACAGCCCTGTTCTTGCTTTGGATGTATTTTTGGTGCAGGTAAAGCATACTATGATTCCTTACTGTAGATGAAACCTTTTTTATTATCTTTGGTCTGATGTAGGACAGAGAGTCTTAGCTAGGTTataccaagaaattggaaagtTTTGAGAGAAGAATATGTCAACAACCAATGGCTAGTTTTGTTAGTGTAACATCcaggaaaagaaaaatgttccATTAGTAATTCAGATAGAAACAGTTGTGCAtataaagaaatgaagaataATGCCCGGCTAAGACTCGGATTCCATCTCTTTAAGTACAGACAATCACATTCTGAACATGGTTTGCTAttctaaacttaaaaaaaaaaaaaaacccaaaatgtAATTGTTGACTCTTACGACAAACCCAAACCCATTAAGAATTTGTGGGACTTACGAATTGATTATGGTTGGTGGAACTTGGATTATAGGACTCAGAGCAGAAACCACAGATCTCTTGTCGCATAAATAACATCTTATGAAGTTAtctattataaaaatatagtagGGGGCCTGTGTATGAATTGCAAACGACTTCTTATCTTGAGAAATCTGTAACAC
This window harbors:
- the LOC112776206 gene encoding protein TIC 21, chloroplastic gives rise to the protein MQTLLPPATHSGGFTVAPAAVPLSASAISSCRIPRAILRANFLPSLSLKPLPSLAPSSSLFGSLVSRRPWKLPFIVVSASSQVSQAYSPSNDESEKAKLDQVSKRLEKTARYFKRLGSLGFWGQLVCTVVAAVILSFSVVVTGKVTSPATFYATAGGIAAAFISVFWSFGYIRLSEKLRRTASDPTKAPPRADVIKSLKNGIVVNLLGMGAAILGMQATVGLLVAKALTSSANPYYQGISPGYSPVLALDVFLVQASANTILSHFLGLVFSLELLRSVTLPPSEATPFPKFA